The Rhodocytophaga rosea genome has a segment encoding these proteins:
- a CDS encoding T9SS type A sorting domain-containing protein produces the protein MKNHFLYLVLVLFTSFGSHAQSQVHAWYQYGQVWIVWKETNPRPEIYEIYSATTPFTSTHQASLIGKLAHWEWAAGALKDQINNPTFNWNVPSINGSYHQLDTTQGLFVFTPHSTDSAYFAVVKRGDTLVNPTINRTHSAIGYSYDPVNDPVISHPQVSKVNEGYPTTFWAMWADGRADHWNGRADFPVMANQHKNGQPSIFIVSEAIDMDTTGGKKIPACIWLHGGDGKAIQSLPKSRPLVNIKPQEGILVAHNDDFVAYVSNRLNDQHSNSWFFGWAKNKDPYSPDNNAVSFNDTIINYTQRRLHWIEDWLIQKYHVDPERIHINGHSMGSAGTTALMKTYPARYATATIFNNGLNGHSNTDQGYTLFGDTAWNNPTNLYRRDGSNVAIKQVFNLNDRNSYRRDLPLVRMFHGKNDENGVMMWDAYVVSEYKKADSLGWGMQLYWSERGHGIGTGELYNDHWTHSKASTGQTLRDNVGYEELKYRNKTFPAFYNHRLDPNAFEPGDGTIGTIATGGNGDDWGTYGGYHEWNTTSLIDQPDRWQVCAWLINEAIYVNDNCPFDSLVSSVSIRKPQHFKPGTGQTIYWSQIDSTTNTILKEGITQTGADNVVSVDNIVLYRYPVKTYITFTLIPSWARKNFSADPDQHFTVFPNPTDDQLHIRIRGFSKDNLVTVRNLMGTLIAQFYIQKENNLLDISRLKPGVYLVSHNNFTVKFIKK, from the coding sequence ATGAAAAATCACTTTCTTTATTTAGTCTTAGTACTTTTTACTTCCTTTGGTAGCCATGCCCAGAGTCAAGTCCATGCCTGGTATCAATACGGGCAAGTGTGGATTGTATGGAAAGAAACAAATCCCCGACCAGAGATTTATGAGATTTACAGCGCTACTACACCTTTTACTTCTACCCATCAGGCATCGCTTATCGGCAAGTTAGCACACTGGGAATGGGCAGCAGGCGCCCTGAAAGATCAGATTAATAATCCAACGTTTAACTGGAATGTGCCTTCAATAAATGGAAGCTATCATCAATTAGACACCACCCAGGGACTATTTGTCTTTACGCCTCATAGCACGGATTCCGCTTATTTTGCTGTAGTAAAGCGGGGAGATACCTTGGTTAATCCCACTATTAATAGAACCCATTCAGCTATTGGTTATAGCTATGATCCGGTAAATGATCCTGTCATAAGCCATCCTCAAGTAAGTAAAGTAAACGAGGGCTATCCTACTACTTTTTGGGCCATGTGGGCCGATGGCCGGGCTGACCACTGGAATGGCCGGGCTGATTTTCCGGTAATGGCTAATCAGCATAAGAATGGACAACCAAGTATATTTATTGTTAGCGAGGCCATTGATATGGATACTACTGGTGGAAAAAAGATTCCGGCCTGTATCTGGTTGCATGGCGGGGATGGAAAGGCTATACAATCTTTACCCAAAAGCCGTCCCCTGGTGAATATTAAACCACAAGAAGGCATACTGGTTGCCCATAATGATGATTTTGTAGCGTATGTTTCCAACCGCCTGAATGATCAGCATAGCAACAGTTGGTTTTTTGGGTGGGCAAAAAACAAAGACCCTTATAGCCCTGATAATAATGCGGTTAGTTTTAATGATACAATCATCAACTATACGCAAAGAAGACTGCACTGGATTGAGGATTGGCTGATCCAGAAATATCATGTTGACCCGGAAAGAATTCACATCAACGGACATAGTATGGGTTCAGCAGGAACAACTGCACTAATGAAAACTTACCCAGCCCGCTATGCCACAGCAACGATATTTAATAATGGGCTGAATGGCCATAGTAACACCGATCAGGGCTATACTTTGTTTGGTGATACGGCTTGGAACAACCCTACGAATCTCTACCGGCGTGATGGCAGTAATGTGGCGATTAAGCAGGTCTTTAATCTCAACGACCGCAATTCATACAGGCGGGATTTGCCCTTGGTGAGAATGTTTCACGGAAAGAATGATGAAAATGGGGTTATGATGTGGGATGCGTATGTAGTGAGTGAATACAAAAAAGCGGATTCTTTAGGCTGGGGCATGCAACTCTACTGGAGTGAAAGAGGACATGGCATTGGAACGGGAGAATTGTATAATGACCACTGGACCCACTCGAAAGCATCTACAGGCCAGACCCTTCGAGACAATGTCGGCTATGAAGAACTGAAATACCGGAATAAGACTTTTCCTGCTTTCTACAACCATCGGCTTGACCCTAATGCGTTTGAGCCGGGGGATGGCACGATTGGCACGATTGCCACTGGTGGAAACGGAGACGATTGGGGAACCTATGGAGGATATCATGAGTGGAATACCACATCACTGATCGATCAACCAGACAGGTGGCAGGTATGTGCCTGGCTGATCAATGAGGCCATATATGTAAATGACAATTGCCCTTTTGACTCATTAGTATCCTCTGTTTCGATCCGGAAACCTCAACATTTCAAACCTGGTACAGGTCAGACCATCTACTGGAGTCAGATCGACTCTACTACCAATACTATACTTAAAGAAGGCATTACGCAGACAGGAGCAGATAATGTTGTTTCAGTAGATAATATTGTGCTGTACCGCTATCCGGTAAAAACTTATATTACGTTTACGCTCATTCCTTCTTGGGCACGCAAAAATTTCTCAGCAGATCCCGATCAACACTTTACAGTATTCCCCAATCCAACAGATGATCAATTGCATATACGTATTCGGGGCTTTTCAAAGGATAATCTGGTAACCGTTCGAAATCTCATGGGTACGCTTATTGCCCAATTCTATATACAAAAGGAAAATAATTTGTTAGACATAAGCCGTCTGAAACCTGGGGTCTACCTGGTGAGTCATAACAACTTCACTGTAAAGTTTATAAAAAAATAA
- a CDS encoding glycoside hydrolase family 16 protein — translation MKPHSLINYNRNHGFSMVETAKQLTYFLADKRLYLAVVFCLLSVGCTQNKEFPEPGTTKAIPHRIAPVITKCGSVLDEASLINKGWNILFEDNFGKGGILLPPGAPNPTLDETKWTYWTSGAYNNELQYYQPANLTLGNSDVAGNLDLMITAKEEHIEDGAISPYAGPTEVGDFEYTSGRIESIQTFRGSDYNKVRIYARIKLPTAYGLWPAFWTLGVDGPNEQWPQNGEIDIMESKVDVLGNVPTEYQTNYFYGTSPGNNLVSGAEFEVGVADLTSCYHIFMVEWREEELKYYFDELLIDTKTYDPDPLSSGHYIPELWDKEQRIVLSLAYGGDFLGNNFVPGAIAAGTGTMYVDWVKVFVK, via the coding sequence ATGAAACCACACTCATTAATAAACTACAACAGGAACCATGGCTTCTCTATGGTTGAAACAGCTAAGCAGCTCACCTATTTTTTAGCTGATAAAAGACTCTATCTGGCCGTAGTTTTTTGCTTATTATCAGTAGGTTGTACTCAAAATAAGGAATTCCCCGAACCGGGTACAACTAAAGCCATACCTCATCGCATAGCACCTGTAATCACTAAATGTGGATCTGTTTTAGATGAAGCCAGTTTAATTAACAAAGGCTGGAATATACTTTTTGAGGATAATTTTGGGAAGGGAGGCATTCTTTTACCGCCTGGGGCTCCAAATCCAACTTTAGATGAAACAAAATGGACCTACTGGACGAGCGGGGCTTATAATAACGAACTTCAATACTATCAGCCGGCAAATTTAACGCTGGGAAATAGTGATGTCGCAGGTAATCTTGACCTGATGATAACGGCAAAAGAAGAACACATTGAAGATGGAGCTATCTCTCCTTATGCAGGGCCAACAGAAGTTGGGGATTTTGAATATACATCCGGCAGAATTGAAAGTATCCAGACCTTTAGAGGCTCAGATTATAACAAAGTCAGAATATATGCCCGTATTAAGCTGCCAACTGCCTACGGCTTATGGCCTGCCTTCTGGACTTTAGGGGTTGATGGACCCAATGAGCAGTGGCCTCAAAATGGAGAAATTGATATTATGGAAAGTAAAGTGGATGTTCTGGGTAATGTTCCTACGGAGTATCAAACGAATTACTTTTATGGAACAAGTCCGGGTAATAATCTGGTATCCGGGGCTGAATTTGAGGTTGGTGTGGCAGATTTAACAAGCTGTTATCATATATTTATGGTTGAGTGGAGAGAAGAAGAGCTTAAATATTACTTTGATGAGTTGCTCATAGATACAAAGACCTATGACCCTGACCCTTTAAGTTCAGGACATTATATTCCAGAACTCTGGGACAAAGAACAGCGTATTGTTTTAAGCCTGGCTTATGGGGGTGATTTTTTAGGAAATAATTTTGTGCCAGGAGCAATCGCTGCAGGCACCGGAACTATGTATGTAGACTGGGTAAAAGTATTTGTCAAATGA
- a CDS encoding acyltransferase family protein: protein MNNNNIATKPHYPILDGLRGVAAIIVVAFHLCEPLATSRFTQLVNHGYLAVDFFFLLSGFVIGYAYDDRWNKLTIGGFFRRRIERLQPLIILGMTLGAIGFYFTDSTLWPLIHTIPVWKLLLVMLIGYTVLPIPLSMDIRGWQEMHPLNSVAWSLFFEYIANILYAVWVRKFSTLALSVLVAIAAIILFHLALTSANGDVTGGWTLNVAHIRVGLTRTMYPFFAGLLLSRVAKPAHFRNAFFWCSLWIAVLLFMPRIGGADHLWLNGLYEAICIIFLFPAIVYMGASGKVDNPVENKVCKFLGEISYPLYMVHYPLVYFYVAWISNHKGITMAEAWPYALLTFSGAILLAYMSLKLYDEPARRWLRKNLK from the coding sequence ATGAACAATAACAACATTGCTACAAAACCCCATTACCCTATTTTAGACGGCTTACGCGGAGTAGCCGCCATTATCGTTGTTGCCTTCCATCTTTGCGAGCCGCTTGCCACCAGCCGTTTTACACAACTGGTGAACCACGGTTATCTTGCCGTCGACTTCTTCTTCCTGCTGTCGGGTTTTGTTATTGGCTACGCCTATGACGACAGATGGAACAAGCTTACCATCGGTGGCTTTTTTAGACGCCGTATAGAACGGCTCCAGCCTCTGATCATCTTAGGTATGACGCTGGGTGCCATAGGATTTTACTTCACCGATTCCACGCTGTGGCCGCTGATCCACACGATACCAGTATGGAAACTGCTCCTGGTTATGCTCATCGGGTATACGGTACTTCCCATCCCGTTATCTATGGACATCCGCGGCTGGCAGGAAATGCATCCATTGAATAGCGTAGCCTGGTCGTTGTTTTTTGAATACATCGCCAATATTCTGTATGCTGTCTGGGTCAGAAAATTCTCAACCTTAGCATTATCCGTGCTGGTGGCCATCGCCGCTATCATCTTATTCCACTTGGCATTAACCAGTGCAAATGGAGATGTTACAGGTGGTTGGACACTGAATGTTGCACATATTCGGGTGGGACTTACCCGGACCATGTATCCCTTTTTCGCTGGCCTGCTGTTATCGCGGGTGGCAAAACCGGCTCACTTCAGGAATGCATTTTTTTGGTGCAGTCTGTGGATCGCTGTGCTCCTTTTTATGCCTCGTATTGGTGGTGCTGATCACCTGTGGTTAAACGGCTTATATGAAGCCATATGTATCATCTTCCTATTTCCCGCTATCGTTTATATGGGCGCAAGTGGCAAAGTTGATAATCCGGTCGAAAATAAGGTATGCAAGTTTCTGGGTGAGATATCTTATCCTCTATACATGGTTCATTACCCGCTGGTCTATTTCTATGTCGCCTGGATAAGCAATCATAAAGGCATCACAATGGCAGAAGCCTGGCCTTATGCCTTGCTTACATTTTCTGGTGCAATTCTACTGGCTTATATGAGCCTGAAGCTATATGATGAACCTGCCCGCAGATGGCTTAGGAAGAACTTGAAATAA